ATATATCTATTTTTCCAAATTTATTAATAATCTCCTTTATCATTCTATCTACTTCATCGAATTCAGTTACATCAGCTTTTATCCCAATCGCTATATTACCATTTTTTTTTATTTCTTCCAAAGATTTATCGATTTCATTTTTTTCTAAAATATCATTAACAATTATATTTGCCCCATGGATTGCCAATTCCTGGGCAATAGCTCTGCCTATCCCTCTAGCTGAACCGGTAATTAAAGCAACTTTCCCAGATAGTCCCATCTTATAAGACCTCCCCTATTTTTTTGACTACATTTTGCAGAGAAGTCGAATCAAAAACATTAAAGACATTGGTCTCTGGAATGATCTGTTTAATCAATCCTTTCAATACCTTTCCGGGACCCACTTCTATAAAATAATTAATTCCTTTGGAATACATATTAGTTATTGATTCAACCCATTGTACAGGATGAGTCATTTGTCTAATCAGAGAGGATTTAACTTCCTCTTTATTATATATATAATCTCCGCTAACATTACAATTGACAGGTATTTTAGGATTGTCTATTTTTACTTGTTCCAAATATCTCGCTAAATTTTCTTTGGCAGACTCCATAAATGACGAGTGGAAAGGAGCGCTTACTTTTAAAGATATCACCATCCTGGCATCTTTCTCTTTAGCCATTATTGCTAACTTTTCCAATGCTTTAATCTCACCGGAAACTACAATTTGAGTGGGAGAATTATGATTGGAAATTTCTACTTTCCCAATATCTCTAATTTTTTCACACATTTCATTTATTGCATCTTTGGATAATCCTATAATTGCCAACATTGAACCTCTTCCAACTGGAGTTGCATTTTGCATGTATTCCCCTCTTTTCCTTACTAGCTTCACTGCATCTTCAAATTTAATAGCAGAACTGGCTACTAAAGCTGAATATTCTCCTAAACTATGTCCGGCAACTACAGAAGGTTCAATTTTATTATTTCTTAGTAATTTACATAAAATTGTGCTGATAGTTAAAATAGCCGGCTGAGTGTTAATAGTATTTTTTAAATCTTCTTCTGGTCCCTCGAAACAAATTTTACTAATATCCACTCCTTCTTTTTTTAAAGCTTTATTGGCTAAACTAAACAAATTATTTGCTTCCGGGTAATTTTCTATTAAGTCTTTTCCCATGCCCAGTTTTTGAGAACCTTGACCGGGAAATACAAAAGCTATTTTATGCATTATCTACCTTACAGCTCCTTTTCTCTATTATATTATCGAGATTATTCAATCCATTTTAGAATAATGGTTCCACAAGTTAACCCTGCTCCAAAGGCAGTCAACACTACTATATCACCATTTTTAATCTTACCTTCTTTTACTGCCTCATCAAGAGCAATCAAAACAGAAGCAGCTGAGGTATTTCCATATTTATTTAAATTAATAAAAACTTTGTCTTTTTTTAGCCTTAAAACTCTAGCCAGAGCAGAAATAATTCTGATGTTGGCTTGATGCGGAATAAAACAATCTATATCTTCTACCGAAAGTTTACATTTATCCAAAGTTTTTATCGTAGTTCTTTTCATATTTTTAACAGCAAGCTTAAATACTTCATTCCCCTTCATCTTGACATAATGCATTTTCTTTTCTACAGTTTCATGGGAAGCAGGATTTTTGGAAAGTCCGGCTGGTATCATAATCAAATCGCCGTACGATCCATCTGCTGATAAACAACCAGAAATAATTCCTTTCTCCTTATCGGCTTTTAAAACAGCCGCGCCTGCTCCATCACCAAAAAGAATACAAGTATTTCTGTCCGTCCAGTCAACAAATTTTGAGAGAGTCTCTGCTCCGATGACTAAAGCATTATTATAAAAGCCTGAAGCGATATAGTGCCAGGCAGTAATTAAGGCATAAATCGCACCACTACAACCGGCTTGCAGATCAAGAGCTGCGGCGTTTACGGCTTTAATTCTTTTTTGAACCAGGCAAGCAGTAGCCGGGAAGATCATATCCGGAGAATTAGTCGCGACCAATATTAAATCAATCTCCTGGGGTTTTATATTTGCATCTTCTAGTGCCCTCAAAGCTGCCTTTACAGCTATATCTGAGGTTGCTTCATTATCTTCAGCTATACGGCGTTCGTTGATACCGGTTCTGGTGATAATCCACTGATGATTTGTATTTACTATCTTTTCTAAATCTTCATTGGTTAAAACTTTTTCGGGAACATAAGAACCTGTTCCAATTACTCTAACATTTTTTATATTTTCCATTAAATAGCGTTATCCCCTTCTGGTTATTTGGATTATTTTTTTGGTATTTATATTTCTTTAAAGTGCTTAATGATATCGGCATCGATAAATTTAGCGGTATTAAGTAACGCATTTTTAAAAGTTTTTGCTTTAGAACGCCCATGACATATAAAGCATAACCCGTTTATACCCAAAAGAGGAGATCCCCCATGCTCGGTATAGTCGGTTATTTTTACTAAATTCATAAATCTTTCCTTTAATTTATCCATTTCTTGATTCTGAGGAAGTTGACTAATTATCATATTATTCACCTCGGTTAAAAGCAATTTTGCTAAACCTTCAGAAGATTTTAATAATATATTTCCAGTAAATCCATCACATACTATTACATCTACCTTTCCCTTAAAAATATCCTTACCTTCAACATTTCCCGCAAAATTAATGTTGCTATTTTTTAAGCTTTTATAAGCATTTTGGGCAAATTTATTTCCTTTGTTCCCTTCTTCTCCAATATTTAGCATACCTATTTTTGGATTTTCTATCCCTAAAACATTTTGAGCGTATTCATTTCCCATAAAGGCAAACTGAACGAGGTATTCCGGTTTACAATCAACATTTGCACCCACATCTAATATCAATACTTTTCCTTTCGCCGAGGGTAATATGGCACAGATGGCAGGACGGCGTATTTGAGGGACACACCCCAACTCTAATAATGCCGCTGCCATAACTGCTCCACTATTTCCGGCAGAAATAAAAGCATCAGCCTGATTATTTTTTATTAATTTCATGCCTATCACAATAGAAGAATCCTTTTTATTTCGTAGGGCATCTAAAGGAAAATCACCGGTTTCAATGTATTGTTTACAATTTATGATCGATAATTTATCTTTCTTATATTTATATTTAATTAATTCTTCTTTAATTTTCTCTGCATTACCTAATAAAATAATTTCTAAATCTCTTTCTTCTGTGGCTAAAATTGCCCCTTCTACAACTTCTTTGGGGGCATAATCTCCCCCCATGGCATCAAGAGCTATTTTCATCTATATTCTCTCCTTTTTAATTTATCGTTCACCGAAAAAATTACCAATTTCCCGGTAAATACTTCCCTTTGATCAGACTTTACATGCACAGATACTAAATATTTATTACCTCTATTTCGAGCAACTCTTGCCTTGGCAACTAAAGTTTGTCCAGCATATACAGGATTTTTGTAACTTAATCGAGCAATTCCCGTTAAAGCAACTTCTGCGTCAATAATGGAAATGGCCAATGAATCAGCCAGAGAAAAGATATAATGACTTCGAACGATCCCGGTTCTTCCAAAAGCCATATCTTTTGTAGTCTTCAAGATAGCAATTCCGTTTTTTCCCAACTCTATATCAATTAATTCTCCGATTATCTCTTCTTTTTTTAGAGATTTTACCTTATCTTTGGAAGAAGTATTTTTGGCTACCTGTACAATTCTTTTTCTCATTTCGGGGATTCCCATTTCCAATCGGTCTAATCGAATAGTTTGCACGCTAATCTTAAATAGTTCAGCAAGTTGTTTAT
The sequence above is a segment of the Candidatus Atribacteria bacterium genome. Coding sequences within it:
- the fapR gene encoding transcription factor FapR, whose translation is MIQNINKLERQKRIKEYISKDPFISDKQLAELFKISVQTIRLDRLEMGIPEMRKRIVQVAKNTSSKDKVKSLKKEEIIGELIDIELGKNGIAILKTTKDMAFGRTGIVRSHYIFSLADSLAISIIDAEVALTGIARLSYKNPVYAGQTLVAKARVARNRGNKYLVSVHVKSDQREVFTGKLVIFSVNDKLKRREYR
- a CDS encoding SDR family NAD(P)-dependent oxidoreductase; this translates as MGLSGKVALITGSARGIGRAIAQELAIHGANIIVNDILEKNEIDKSLEEIKKNGNIAIGIKADVTEFDEVDRMIKEIINKFGKIDILVNNAGITRDSLLIRMKEEDWDAVIRINLKGTFNCSKSVAKYMMRQKSTDKIVNISSVIG
- a CDS encoding ketoacyl-ACP synthase III, giving the protein MENIKNVRVIGTGSYVPEKVLTNEDLEKIVNTNHQWIITRTGINERRIAEDNEATSDIAVKAALRALEDANIKPQEIDLILVATNSPDMIFPATACLVQKRIKAVNAAALDLQAGCSGAIYALITAWHYIASGFYNNALVIGAETLSKFVDWTDRNTCILFGDGAGAAVLKADKEKGIISGCLSADGSYGDLIMIPAGLSKNPASHETVEKKMHYVKMKGNEVFKLAVKNMKRTTIKTLDKCKLSVEDIDCFIPHQANIRIISALARVLRLKKDKVFINLNKYGNTSAASVLIALDEAVKEGKIKNGDIVVLTAFGAGLTCGTIILKWIE
- the fabD gene encoding [acyl-carrier-protein] S-malonyltransferase, with the protein product MHKIAFVFPGQGSQKLGMGKDLIENYPEANNLFSLANKALKKEGVDISKICFEGPEEDLKNTINTQPAILTISTILCKLLRNNKIEPSVVAGHSLGEYSALVASSAIKFEDAVKLVRKRGEYMQNATPVGRGSMLAIIGLSKDAINEMCEKIRDIGKVEISNHNSPTQIVVSGEIKALEKLAIMAKEKDARMVISLKVSAPFHSSFMESAKENLARYLEQVKIDNPKIPVNCNVSGDYIYNKEEVKSSLIRQMTHPVQWVESITNMYSKGINYFIEVGPGKVLKGLIKQIIPETNVFNVFDSTSLQNVVKKIGEVL
- the plsX gene encoding phosphate acyltransferase PlsX; the protein is MKIALDAMGGDYAPKEVVEGAILATEERDLEIILLGNAEKIKEELIKYKYKKDKLSIINCKQYIETGDFPLDALRNKKDSSIVIGMKLIKNNQADAFISAGNSGAVMAAALLELGCVPQIRRPAICAILPSAKGKVLILDVGANVDCKPEYLVQFAFMGNEYAQNVLGIENPKIGMLNIGEEGNKGNKFAQNAYKSLKNSNINFAGNVEGKDIFKGKVDVIVCDGFTGNILLKSSEGLAKLLLTEVNNMIISQLPQNQEMDKLKERFMNLVKITDYTEHGGSPLLGINGLCFICHGRSKAKTFKNALLNTAKFIDADIIKHFKEI